One genomic region from Apteryx mantelli isolate bAptMan1 chromosome 7, bAptMan1.hap1, whole genome shotgun sequence encodes:
- the RBP4 gene encoding retinol-binding protein 4 yields the protein MAHARRAPAWLLLVVLALLGGSAAERDCRVSTFKVKENFDKNRYSGTWYAMAKKDPEGLFLQDNVVAQFTVDENGQMSATAKGRVRLFNNWDVCADMIGSFTDTEDPAKFKMKYWGVASFLQKGNDDHWVVDTDYDTYALHYSCRQLNEDGTCADSYSFVFSRDPKGLPPEAQKIVRQRQVDLCLDRKYRVIVHNGFCS from the exons ATGGCCCACGCGAGGAGAGCCCCggcctggctgctgctggtgGTGCTGGCCTTGCTGGGTGGCAGCGCAGCAGAACGGGACTGCCGAGTGAGCACCTTCAAAGTCAAGGAGAACTTCGACAAGAACAGG TATAGTGGCACCTGGTATGCCATGGCAAAGAAAGATCCTGAGGGGCTATTTCTGCAGGACAATGTGGTAGCCCAGTTTACAGTAGATGAGAATGGACAGATgagtgccactgcaaagggcaGAGTCAGACTCTTTAA tAACTGGGACGTCTGTGCAGACATGATTGGCtctttcactgacacagaggaTCCTGCCAAGTTCAAGATGAAGTACTGGGGTGTTGCTTCTTTCCTGCAGAAAGGAA ATGATGATCACTGGGTAGTGGACACAGATTACGATACTTATGCTCTTCATTACTCCTGCCGCCAACTGAACGAGGATGGCACCTGTGCTGATAGCTATTCCTTCGTGTTCTCCCGGGACCCCAAGGGATTGCCCCCAGAGGCACAGAAAATTGTCAGACAAAGGCAGGTAGACCTCTGCTTGGACAGAAAATACAGAGTTATCGTTCATAATG gATTCTGCTCTTAA
- the FFAR4 gene encoding free fatty acid receptor 4: MPGAGGNGTYFPFFSDMGGQRGAGLRAAESATLASIFLLALAGNVWGICLLARRRHQLCAANCLVLNLFCADLLFIGAIPVIGVVRWTGSWVLGDAICHLLFYVVSLSGTVVILSLGAVSLERMASIVRLRHRAACRRRALAATLLLIWGFAALATLPLCLFFTVVPLPAGAGEDEVQICTLLWPSIEGEIVWDVAFAIVVFLIPGLIIVISYSKILQITKASRRSLNAGLAYSENHQIRVSQQDYKLFRALFVLMISFFIMWSPIIITIFLILVQNYKQDLHILPSVFFWIMTFTFANSAVNPILYNVAHFRRKCQEILLCCTGSPVRNGGGTETTVRRNDHEQPNLSYISR, translated from the exons atgcccggcgccgggggcaaCGGGACCTACTTCCCCTTCTTCTCGGACATGGGGGGCCAGCGTGGCGCGGGCCTGCGCGCCGCCGAGTCCGCCACGCTGGCCTCCATCTTCCTGCTGGCTCTGGCGGGCAACGTGTGGGGCATCTGCCTGctggcgcggcggcggcaccAGCTCTGCGCCGCCAACTGCCTCGTGCTCAACCTCTTCTGCGCCGACCTGCTCTTCATCGGCGCCATCCCCGTCATCGGCGTGGTGCGCTGGACCGGCTCCTGGGTGCTGGGCGACGCCATCTGCCACCTGCTCTTCTACGTGGTGAGCCTGAGCGGCACCGTCGTCATCCTCTCGCTGGGCGCCGTCAGCCTGGAGCGCATGGCCAGCATCGTGCGGCTGCGGCACcgcgccgcctgccgccgccgggcacTGGCCGCCACGCTGCTCCTCATCTGGGGCTTCGCCGCCCTCGCCACCCTCCCGCTGTGCCTCTTCTTCACCGTGGTGCCGCTGCCCGCTGGCGCCGGCGAGGATGAG GTTCAGATTTGCACCTTGCTCTGGCCCAGCATTGAAGGAGAAATAGTTTGGGATGTGGCCTTTGCCATCGTTGTCTTTTTAATACCAGGATTAATCATTGTCATCAGTTATTCCAAAATTTTACAg ATTACAAAAGCTTCAAGAAGGAGTTTAAATGCTGGTTTAGCCTACTCAGAAAATCATCAGATTCGTGTTTCCCAGCAAGATTACAAACTATTTCGAGCCCTCTTTGTGTTGATGATCTCTTTCTTCATCATGTGGAGCCCAATTATAAtcactatttttttaattttagtccaGAACTACAAACAAGATTTGCATATTTTGCCATCAGTTTTTTTCTGGATAATGACATTCACTTTTGCCAACTCTGCTGTCAATCCAATTTTGTATAATGTTGCCCATTTCAGACGCAAATGTCAGGAAATTCTTCTCTGCTGTACAGGGAGCCCTGTAAGGAATGGAGGTGGCACAGAAACCACTGTGAGAAGAAATGACCATGAACAACCTAATTTGTCTTACATTTCCAGATAA